A genomic window from Salvia splendens isolate huo1 chromosome 11, SspV2, whole genome shotgun sequence includes:
- the LOC121754456 gene encoding protein FAR1-RELATED SEQUENCE 5-like — MDDSSNPSHTTEFSPEARKIQGTTSTENINDNHGSIFDELQSPVIGSLFDSDSESEDEELEPVSYIPECPSQMKPHIGQVFHTLDDATVFYNKYARQVGFDIRKHGSKRVGDLVTWLYVVCSREGEKRVNYKQPETKRRRSSRKCLCKAKVAFKFCKGTGYVVKQFEERHNHDMVQLRHKRFMRLNRNINPVHQKFIADCASANIGPTLTFSLLSEVLGGLDYVRCTIVEVRNYRRDLRAYVDGADAQMVLNDMKRKKEICSSFTNNFEVPAYFRDFPMSSLIKTTSVSESQNSFFKRYTKSRCNLVEFLMHYNNALDAQRSNSNRFEYHDSNTTPMLKTNYALERHASTIYNDGGFKAIQEEIEEAIDCCTMVKTSIEDDTEIYVINDKFSKEWSVSYSVSGDSYLCGCKLFQRLGLVCSHIFWVLRNKKMKLVPDHLHGGRWLKSNFVKPVHCGFVDDIEKALIIDLATQEWRDMHGDYFEVAQTIKGKVDQIRAFRQIIAEGKKMIFGEGIVLSISDKRQMIENFYGSQAPSEIDVHPPGVVKTKGSGRRPLTRLEQAMKMKAKPGRECAECGEVGNHDARNCKKIKEKQKKK; from the exons ATGGACGACTCGAGCAATCCTTCTCACACAACTGAATTTTCTCCCGAAGCACGAAAAATACAAGGAACTACTTCTACAGAAAATATTAACGACAATCATGGGTCAATATTCGATGAGTTACAATCTCCAGTTATCGGCTCACTTTTTGATTCTGACTCCGAATCCGAGGATGAAGAACTAGAGCCAG TGTCATACATCCCTGAATGTCCTTCCCAAATGAAGCCACATATTGGACAGGTTTTTCATACCTTGGATGATGCTACAGTCTTCTATAATAAATATGCACGGCAGGTAGGGTTTGACATCCGTAAACATGGATCTAAAAGGGTTGGAGATCTGGTTACATGGCTATACGTTGTGTGTAGTAGAGAAGGTGAGAAGCGAGTGAATTATAAACAGCCCGAGACTAAACGTAGACGTTCATCTAGAAAGTGTCTTTGTAAGGCTAAAGTTGCTTTTAAGTTTTGCAAGGGTACTGGTTATGTTGTTAAACAGTTTGAAGAGCGACATAATCACGATATGGTTCAATTACGTCACAAGCGATTTATGAGGCTCAATCGCAATATCAACCCAGTGCATCAGAAATTCATAGCAGATTGCGCAAGTGCAAATATCGGTCCCACATTGACTTTTAGTCTGCTTAGCGAGGTCTTAGGTGGTTTGGATTACGTCAGATGCACCATTGTCGAGGTTCGCAACTATAGGCGTGATCTTAGAGCATATGTGGATGGTGCTGATGCGCAAATGGTATTGAATGATATGAAGCGGAAGAAGGAGATATGTTCGTCGTTCACCAATAACTTTGAG GTTCCAGCCTACTTCAGGGATTTTCCAATGAGTTCATTGATTAAGACCACCTCTGTATCCGAGTCTCAGAACAGTTTCTTCAAGAGGTACACTAAGTCTCGATGTAATCTAGTCGAGTTTCTTATGCATTACAACAATGCGTTGGATGCCCAAAGGAGCAATAGCAACAGGTTTGAATATCATGACTCCAACACTACCCCAATGTtgaaaacaaattatgcacTTGAGAGGCATGCGTCAACAATCTACAATGACGGTGGATTTAAGGCAATTCAGGAAGAGATTGAGGAAGCAATTGATTGTTGCACCATGGTAAAGACTTCAATCGAGGATGACACTGAAATATATGTGATCAATGACAAGTTCTCTAAGGAATGGTCCGTGTCTTATTCTGTCTCTGGAGATTCATACTTATGTGGGTGTAAACTATTTCAAAGACTTGGACTCGTATGCAGCCATATTTTTTGGGTCTTacgaaacaaaaaaatgaagctGGTTCCTGATCACTTACATGGGGGACGTTGGTTGAAGTCTAATTTTGTCAAGCCTGTTCATTGTGGTTTTGTTGACGATATTGAAAAAGCTCTCATTATCGATTTGGCAACACAAGAATGGAGGGATATGCATGGTGATTATTTTGAGGTTGCACAGACTATTAAGGGAAAAGTTGACCAAATTCGTGCATTCAGACAAATTATTGCTGAAGGGAAGAAAATGATATTCGGTGAAGGGATTGTATTGTCTATTAGTGATAAGAGGCAAATGATTGAGAATTTCTATGGGTCTCAAGCCCCTAGCGAAATAGATGTCCATCCTCCCGGCGTTGTCAAAACCAAGGGTTCAGGAAGACGGCCTCTTACTCGCCTTGAGCAAGCTATGAAGATGAAGGCAAAACCTGGTCGTGAATGTGCCGAATGCGGCGAGGTTGGTAATCATGATGCAagaaattgcaaaaagattaaGGAGAAACAGAAGAAAAAGTAA